From bacterium, the proteins below share one genomic window:
- the gmk gene encoding guanylate kinase, whose protein sequence is MRKGKLFVISAPSGAGKSTVLSCVRKRIRNLDFSISCTTRNPRAGEAHGSHYHFVERSLFRKMIEEGAFMEWAEVHGELYGTPRAPIEKAIAKGTDVILDIDVQGGMAIKKIRPEAITIFLLPPSLNELKNRLGGRATESPEQIKLRLANAEKEMGFASSYDHKVVNDKVDQACVEICSLIEDARKG, encoded by the coding sequence ATGCGAAAGGGCAAGCTCTTCGTTATATCCGCGCCGTCGGGCGCGGGCAAATCGACGGTCCTCTCCTGCGTCCGCAAGCGCATCAGAAACCTCGACTTCTCGATCTCCTGCACCACGCGCAATCCGAGGGCGGGCGAGGCGCACGGCTCCCACTATCACTTCGTCGAACGGTCTCTCTTCAGAAAGATGATCGAAGAGGGCGCGTTCATGGAATGGGCCGAGGTGCACGGAGAACTTTACGGTACGCCGAGGGCACCGATCGAGAAGGCGATCGCGAAGGGCACCGACGTGATCCTCGACATCGACGTGCAGGGCGGCATGGCTATCAAGAAGATCCGACCGGAGGCGATAACTATCTTTCTGCTTCCGCCCAGCCTGAATGAGCTGAAGAACAGGCTCGGCGGCAGGGCGACGGAGAGCCCCGAGCAGATAAAGTTGAGGCTCGCCAACGCCGAAAAAGAAATGGGATTTGCCTCCAGTTACGATCACAAGGTAGTCAATGACAAG
- a CDS encoding FHA domain-containing protein codes for MSLDGRLLEMLVCPQCKGSLLEVEGGQGLSCNRCKLRYPIRNGVPIMISQEAGDLRTDSAGGSAVKIARAGFRVTEGRDAGLTFQLEPGTCRAMGRATVDPNRTAVFNVDIAFALDESTKGLILKYIAGQFQQIKAQQEGGAGERLGLFRRAPDIVLSDASLSRLHAMLFSDGDNVAILDLVSKNGTYVNGQEVESRMLKPGDVIELGDTTMIFEK; via the coding sequence ATGTCGCTCGACGGGCGTCTGCTCGAGATGCTGGTATGCCCGCAATGCAAGGGTTCTCTTCTGGAGGTCGAAGGGGGACAGGGTCTTTCCTGCAATCGCTGCAAACTCAGATATCCGATCCGCAATGGAGTTCCGATAATGATATCGCAGGAGGCGGGTGATCTCAGGACCGATTCGGCGGGAGGCTCTGCGGTAAAAATCGCGCGCGCGGGCTTCAGGGTCACCGAGGGCAGGGATGCGGGACTCACCTTCCAACTGGAGCCTGGGACCTGCAGGGCCATGGGCAGGGCCACAGTGGATCCCAACCGCACTGCGGTCTTTAACGTCGACATAGCCTTTGCCCTGGACGAGAGCACCAAGGGGTTGATACTCAAGTATATCGCCGGACAGTTCCAGCAGATAAAGGCGCAGCAGGAGGGGGGCGCGGGCGAAAGGCTCGGCCTGTTCAGACGAGCGCCCGACATCGTCTTGAGCGACGCCAGTCTCTCCAGGCTTCACGCGATGCTCTTTTCCGACGGGGACAACGTGGCGATACTCGACCTCGTGAGCAAGAACGGCACCTACGTCAACGGCCAGGAGGTGGAGTCGAGGATGCTCAAACCGGGGGACGTGATAGAACTGGGTGACACCACCATGATTTTTGAGAAATGA
- a CDS encoding OmpH family outer membrane protein translates to MKRKSVSLSIMAVLALVAGTAICVPARAADEVGAARIGYVDIGSALNKVSDGQAAKRQLKLEFKEKQQRLNLMQKELEALRDELDRERIALSSEELESKERAYREKLTDVQRRFADFQRDMGEREARLTDEILKKIRQIVSNIGEEEGYALILERSQDVVLYSPNAGDLTERVIKEYNSGSGSKRGR, encoded by the coding sequence GTGAAGAGGAAGAGCGTTAGTCTGTCGATAATGGCCGTGCTGGCCCTCGTGGCCGGTACGGCCATTTGTGTTCCCGCGCGCGCGGCCGATGAGGTCGGTGCGGCCAGGATAGGTTATGTGGACATAGGTTCCGCCCTCAACAAGGTCTCGGACGGCCAGGCCGCAAAACGGCAGCTCAAACTCGAGTTCAAGGAGAAGCAGCAGAGGCTCAATCTGATGCAGAAGGAGCTCGAGGCCTTGCGCGATGAGCTCGACCGCGAAAGGATCGCGCTCTCCTCCGAGGAGCTCGAGTCTAAGGAGCGCGCCTATCGGGAGAAACTCACCGACGTGCAACGACGCTTCGCAGACTTCCAGAGGGATATGGGGGAGCGCGAGGCAAGGCTCACCGACGAGATACTCAAGAAGATAAGGCAGATAGTGTCGAACATCGGAGAGGAGGAGGGCTACGCGCTCATCCTGGAGCGATCCCAGGACGTCGTCCTATATTCGCCCAACGCCGGCGATCTCACGGAGCGAGTCATCAAGGAGTACAACAGCGGTTCGGGGAGCAAAAGGGGGAGGTAG
- a CDS encoding YicC/YloC family endoribonuclease, translating into MESMTGYGTAEGRVGKGRLFVEIKSINHRFNEINVKIPARMGALEAHIRSRLSAIFPRGKVDVFFKEKEPLFGGVAISIDVELARQYQRLLKKIRHDLHIETGGKFLEIVGLDRILRVEEAEGSYEKLWSQIRNLIEKAISGVRKMRASEGAHIAKDQRMRLASLRALIAEIKKQSDSSLDHHLHRLRKKVATATGAQVDEQRLAAEVAYLGGRQDIAEELLRLESHIKQYGEIIRMREPVGRKLDFLLQEMHREINTIGSKASDAKISQKVVDCKSELERLREQIQNIQ; encoded by the coding sequence ATGGAGTCGATGACAGGATACGGGACCGCTGAGGGGAGGGTCGGCAAGGGCCGCCTCTTCGTGGAGATCAAGAGCATCAACCACCGCTTCAACGAAATCAACGTCAAGATACCCGCGCGCATGGGGGCGCTCGAAGCGCACATCCGCAGCAGGCTGAGCGCGATCTTTCCGCGTGGCAAGGTGGACGTCTTCTTCAAGGAGAAGGAGCCCCTCTTCGGAGGGGTGGCGATCTCCATAGACGTCGAACTGGCGCGGCAGTACCAGAGGTTGCTCAAGAAGATCCGGCATGATCTGCACATCGAGACCGGAGGCAAGTTCCTTGAGATCGTGGGACTGGATAGGATACTGCGCGTTGAGGAGGCGGAGGGCTCATACGAAAAACTCTGGTCCCAGATCAGAAACCTTATTGAAAAGGCGATCTCCGGGGTCCGGAAGATGCGCGCGAGCGAGGGGGCGCATATAGCGAAGGATCAGCGCATGAGGCTCGCCAGCCTCCGCGCGCTCATAGCCGAGATCAAGAAACAATCGGACAGCTCCCTGGATCACCACCTCCACAGGCTGCGCAAGAAGGTCGCCACCGCTACCGGGGCTCAGGTGGATGAGCAGAGGCTCGCCGCCGAGGTGGCCTATCTAGGCGGCAGGCAGGACATCGCCGAGGAGCTCTTGAGGCTCGAGAGCCACATAAAGCAGTACGGCGAGATAATCCGCATGAGGGAGCCGGTGGGGCGCAAGCTCGATTTTCTCCTTCAGGAGATGCACCGGGAGATCAACACGATCGGGTCGAAGGCTTCTGACGCGAAGATCTCTCAGAAGGTCGTTGACTGCAAATCGGAGCTGGAGCGTCTGAGGGAGCAGATTCAGAACATCCAGTAA
- a CDS encoding OmpH family outer membrane protein, translated as MKKVAALLVATMILGFSFVAMAEKSSEGVSTGGTVKIGYVDMNRALNEVREGKSAKAQLEADGRAKKQKLEIMQNEIKAMKEDLDKQKLILSKDALQQKEAQFQQKFYEMQKMTVDFEREFAEKEANLIKPIGMRLQTVIQKIGTDEGYTIIVPREMALYSLPGADLTDKVIKSFDGGK; from the coding sequence ATGAAGAAAGTTGCAGCATTGCTCGTGGCCACTATGATCCTGGGCTTCTCTTTTGTCGCCATGGCCGAGAAGAGCTCGGAAGGCGTCTCGACCGGCGGCACGGTGAAGATCGGCTACGTGGACATGAACAGGGCCCTCAACGAAGTGCGCGAGGGCAAGTCGGCCAAGGCTCAGCTCGAGGCGGACGGCAGGGCGAAGAAACAGAAGCTCGAAATCATGCAGAATGAGATCAAGGCGATGAAAGAGGACCTGGACAAGCAGAAGCTGATCCTCTCCAAGGATGCGCTGCAGCAGAAGGAGGCCCAGTTCCAGCAGAAGTTCTACGAGATGCAGAAGATGACTGTGGATTTCGAGCGCGAGTTTGCCGAGAAGGAAGCCAATCTCATCAAGCCGATCGGCATGAGGTTGCAGACGGTCATCCAGAAGATCGGCACGGATGAGGGTTACACCATAATAGTACCGAGGGAGATGGCGCTCTATTCCCTCCCCGGCGCTGACCTGACGGACAAGGTCATCAAATCGTTCGACGGGGGCAAGTGA